The Camelus dromedarius isolate mCamDro1 chromosome 1, mCamDro1.pat, whole genome shotgun sequence genome has a window encoding:
- the LOC116148438 gene encoding LOW QUALITY PROTEIN: epididymis-specific alpha-mannosidase-like (The sequence of the model RefSeq protein was modified relative to this genomic sequence to represent the inferred CDS: substituted 1 base at 1 genomic stop codon) yields the protein MGPLSWLPLFLVLLWPLGALVTLPIRVFVVPHSHMDVGWLHTVQESMRAYVANVYTSVVEELTLKKQRRFIAVEQEFFRLWWDGIASHKQRRQVHQLLAQGRLEFVLGGQVMHDEAVTHFDDQILQLTEGHGFLYETFGVRPRFSWQVDPFGASATTPTLFALAGFNAHVISRINYDLKEAMQQDQGLQFVWRGSPSLSAQQEIFTHVLDTYGYCSXNPPKIPLSLSKGFYWDGEAVFPDPPKDGMYPSKDTPVTKTNIESYTMDMLNNMFERAALFRTPHVLWPWGCDRQFFNASEQFVNMDLLLDYINSRTSRFSVSIEYATLGGYFRAVYSHNVSWQVHNHQDFLPYSSELLKSWTGFYTSRSRLKGLARRASALLYAGESMFTRCMWPAPYRFLDPAWALKRLQQLRWAVSEVQHHDGITGTHTPNVTDMLVEHLSAGVQGVHKLMASIIQDRTPAHSALPLCAGPEPGGLFAVVYNPLAWTVTTIVTLTVGFSEVSVTDESGRPVPAQVQKSEDTPPAHALHVLTTIPGLSYQHYSIRPIERAHEDTQEAVATVTSAIQFGRRLRGRARHLGRRLVPVKNDCYTVFLDQETNLMHSVWERQSNRTVRVTQEFMEYHVNGDEEDGLISDNYVFTPKGAAEPAWEAVGMEIVEGRLMTEIRQFFYRQVNDTDHTHAIYTRLARGPQGSGGELLCHRIEQECRVGPLELNREAILRTSTDLNTQRVLYSDNNGYQMQRRTYRNYANNSVSRNYYPMAQAAFIQDRGSRLVLLSERAHGVSSQRSGQVEVMLHRRLWNNFDWALWDNLTLNDTTVVRPVLWLLLGPRTLTAGLRQRSGLALRHRPVVLLRELNETAQDGPGPQQQEAVTLPPSLHLQTLSIPGWNYSSNHTEHLWNLRKGHPRKAKADLRRVLLRLHHLYEVGEHPVLSQPVTVNLQSVLRGLGSVLAVEERSLTGTWDVSTLHRWTWRTQDRPLRRGGSSHPSPTPGCPTITIHPKEIRTFFIHFRKQ from the exons ATGGGGCCGCTCAGCTGGCTGCCTCTGTTCCTGGTGCTGCTGTGGCCGCTGGGGGCCCTGGTCACGCTTCCAATCAGGGTGTTCGTGGTGCCCCACAGCCACATGGACGTGGGCTGGCTCCACACAGTACAG GAGAGCATGCGGGCTTATGTCGCCAACGTCTACACCTCGGTGGTGGAGGAGCTGACCCTTAAGAAGCAGCGCAGGTTCATCGCCGTGGAGCAGGAGTTTTTCCGGCTGTGGTGGGATGGCATCGCCTCGCACAAGCAGAGACGCCAG GTCCACCAGCTCCTGGCCCAAGGACGCCTGGAGTTTGTCCTCGGAGGCCAGGTCATGCATGATGAGGCCGTGACCCACTTTGATGACCAGATCCTACAGCTCACAG AAGGACACGGGTTTCTCTATGAAACATTTGGGGTCCGGCCTAGGTTCTCCTGGCAGGTCGACCCATTTGGAGCATCTGCCACGACCCCCACCCTGTTTGCCCTGGCGGGCTTCAATGCCCACGTCATCTCCCGGATCAACTATGACCTGAAGGAGGCCATGCAGCAGGACCAG GGGCTGCAGTTCGTGTGGCGGGGGTCCCCGTCCCTGTCAGCGCAGCAGGAAATCTTCACACACGTCCTGGACACATATGGCTACTGCTCGTGA AACCCCCCTaaaattcctctctctctcagtaAAGGGTTTTACTGGGACGGAGAAGCTGTCTTCCCAGACCCTCCCAAGGATGGAATGTACCCCTCGAAGGACACGCCTGTCACTAAGACCAACATTGAATCCTACACTATGGACATGCTGAACAACATGTTTGAACGGGCCGCCTTGTTCCGGACACCGCACGTCCTCTGGCCCTGG GGATGTGACAGGCAGTTCTTCAACGCCTCAGAGCAGTTTGTCAACATGGACCTTCTGTTGGACTATATCAACAGCCGCACATCCCGCTTCAGTGTCTCGATAGAGTACGCCACACTGGGTGGCTACTTCCGAGCTGTATACTCACATAATGTTTCATGGCAAGTCCACAACCACCAAGACTTCCTGCCCTATTCCTCAG AACTCTTAAAGTCCTGGACCGGATTCTACACGTCCCGAAGCAGGCTGAAAGGCCTGGCGAGGCGAGCCAGCGCTCTGTTGTACGCCGGGGAGTCCATGTTCACACGCTGCATGTGGCCGGCTCCCTACCGGTTCCTGGACCCGGCCTGGGCCCTGAAGCGGCTCCAGCAGCTGCGCTGGGCAGTCTCGGAG GTCCAGCACCACGACGGCATCACTGGGACTCACACCCCCAACGTGACAGACATGTTAGTGGAACATCTGAGCGCAGGGGTGCAGGGTGTGCACAAGCTGATGGCCTCCATCATCCAGGACAGGACCCCAGCCCACTCAG CCTTGCCTCTGTGTGCAGGCCCAGAGCCTGGGGGCCTCTTTGCCGTGGTCTACAACCCCCTGGCCTGGACAGTCACCACCATCGTCACCCTGACTGTGGGCTTCTCTGAGGTCAGCGTCACGGACGAGTCAGGCCGCCCGGTGCCTGCACAG GTCCAGAAGTCAGAGGATACCCCACCCGCACATGCCCTGCACGTGCTGACCACGATCCCGGGGCTCAGCTACCAGCACTACAGCATCAGGCCCATCGAGAGGGCCCATGAGGACACCCAGGAGGCTGTCGCCACCGTGACCAGCGCCATCCAGTTTGGCCGCAGGCTCAGGGGACGTGCCAGGCACTTGGGCAGGCGCCTGGTGCCTGTGAAGAATGACTGCTACACTGTGTTCCTGGACCAGGAGACCAACCTGATGCACAGCGTCTGGGAGAG GCAGAGTAACCGCACAGTACGCGTGACCCAGGAGTTCATGGAGTACCACGTGAACGGTGATGAGGAAGACGGTCTTATTTCAGATAATTACGTGTTTACGCCCAAAGGTGCCGCAGAGCCAGCGTGGGAAGCTGTGGGGATGGAGATCGTAGAGGGGCGGCTCATGACCGAGATCCGGCAGTTCTTCTACAG GCAGGTGAACGACACTGACCACACACACGCCATCTACACCCGGCTGGCCCGCGGGCCTCAGGGCTCTGGCGGGGAGCTGCTCTGCCACCGCATAGAGCAGGAGTGCCGGGTGGGCCCCTTGGAGCTGAACCGCGAGGCCATCCTGAGGACCAGCACCGATCTGAACACTCAGCGGGTTCTCTACTCGGACAACAACGGCTACCAGATGCAGCGCAGGACCTACAGAAACTACGCGAACAACAGTGTCTCCCGG AATTACTACCCCATGGCCCAGGCGGCCTTCATCCAGGACAGAGGCAGCCGGCTCGTGCTGCTGTCGGAGCGGGCCCACGGCGTCTCCAGCCAGAGGAGCGGGCAGGTGGAG GTCATGCTCCACCGGCGGCTCTGGAACAACTTCGACTGGGCCTTGTGGGACAACCTCACACTGAACGACACCACCGTTGTCCGCCCTGtgctctggctgctgctgggACCCCGCACACTCACCGCCGGCCTGCGCCAGAGGAGTGGGCTGGCGCTGCGGCACAGGCCCGTGGTGCTGCTGAGAGAGCTGAATG AGACTGCCCAGGATGGCCCAGGCCCCCAGCAGCAAGAGGCTGTGACTCTGCCCCCAAGTCTCCACCTGCAGACCCTCAGCATCCCCGGCTGGAACTACAGCTCCAACCACACAGAGCACCTGTGGAATCTCCGGAAAG GCCATCCACGAAAGGCCAAGGCTGACCTCCGCCGTGTCCTGCTGCGGCTCCACCACCTGTATGAGGTGGGGGAGCACCCGGTCCTGTCTCAGCCTGTGACGGTGAACCTGCAG TCCGTGCTGCGGGGGCTGGGCTCCGTGCTGGCGGTGGAGGAGCGCTCGCTCACTGGGACCTGGGACGTGAGCACGCTGCACCGCTGGACGTGGAGGACCCAGGATCGTCCCCTCCGCAGAG gAGGCTCCAGCCACCCTTCGCCAACCCCCGGATGCCCCACCATCACCATCCACCCGAAGGAAATCCGGACCTTCTTCATTCACTTTCGAAAGCAATGA